The following proteins are co-located in the candidate division WOR-3 bacterium genome:
- a CDS encoding S8 family serine peptidase, producing the protein MKKDLVRVMLPLALIAAAAIATTLPQAQAELLFDADGDKLAENLEQLMLQSNDPLPVIVMLNQPATDAAVSDLEARFGFAAFARWDVIPGFAANLTPAQVLALAQLPQVKQIEYDNPVYACLGTASSWYGATKARSDFGVDGNADGSSGYSKNDIVITILDTGIDAAHYDLDGGKVIGWKDYVNNRTTPYDDNGHGTHCASIAAGAGDANPTYKGVAPGAALVGVKVLNSSGSGTTTAIVNGINWVVSNKATYGIEVLSISLGSSGSSDGTDALSVACNNAVAAGIVVCVAAGNSGPKTYTIGSPAAAESPITVGAMSDCGEKGYFLAYFSSRGPTADGRIKPDVCGPGWNITAAKKGTTNQYTTMSGTSMATPFVAGIAALMLDANPALTPAQVKSYLQSTAQDWGPTGKDVDYGSGRSQAYEAVKAAGGYAGTGPVVPEHVYRADNLTAKGKTDIWQVNVNSTTYPIAVTMVMPSWTTSQDFDLYLYNPSGTQVAKSAGTTRQEYIGYTPTVTGNYKLYVKSYKGSGSYFFDLSCANAGSVTLVQNQFSMPEENAGAQAAGSADIAVVKAQPIGQGRAAFVLDLVRDGQVNVTLYDGAGRAVRSTSFTATKGENRVELSELAAGVYFYTVESQGLHETGKVAVVR; encoded by the coding sequence ATGAAGAAGGACCTGGTTCGTGTGATGCTGCCGCTTGCGCTTATCGCTGCGGCTGCAATCGCAACCACTCTGCCTCAGGCACAGGCGGAGTTGCTCTTTGATGCCGACGGCGACAAGCTCGCCGAGAACCTGGAGCAGTTGATGCTTCAGAGCAACGACCCTCTGCCGGTTATCGTCATGCTCAATCAGCCCGCAACCGACGCCGCGGTATCGGACCTGGAGGCAAGGTTCGGATTTGCGGCGTTTGCTCGATGGGATGTTATACCCGGCTTTGCTGCCAATCTCACCCCTGCTCAAGTGCTGGCATTGGCCCAGTTGCCGCAGGTGAAGCAGATTGAATATGACAATCCGGTGTACGCATGTCTGGGGACCGCTTCGAGCTGGTACGGTGCGACCAAGGCCCGAAGTGATTTCGGCGTTGATGGTAATGCCGACGGCAGTTCTGGCTACTCGAAGAATGATATTGTCATCACTATTCTCGACACCGGCATTGATGCCGCACACTATGACCTGGACGGCGGCAAGGTCATCGGCTGGAAGGACTACGTGAACAACCGGACCACTCCTTACGACGACAATGGCCATGGCACGCACTGCGCCTCGATTGCCGCAGGTGCGGGCGATGCGAATCCGACCTACAAGGGTGTTGCGCCGGGCGCAGCCTTGGTCGGGGTCAAGGTTCTGAACTCTTCTGGTTCAGGTACGACCACCGCGATAGTCAATGGTATCAACTGGGTGGTTTCGAACAAGGCGACCTACGGTATCGAGGTACTCTCCATCAGCCTCGGGTCTTCGGGCAGCTCAGACGGTACTGATGCTCTTTCGGTCGCGTGTAACAACGCGGTCGCAGCCGGAATCGTGGTGTGTGTCGCCGCGGGCAACTCCGGGCCCAAGACTTACACCATCGGCTCGCCCGCGGCTGCCGAGAGTCCGATTACCGTTGGTGCGATGTCAGACTGTGGCGAGAAAGGTTACTTCTTGGCCTATTTCTCGAGTCGCGGTCCGACCGCAGATGGCCGCATCAAGCCGGATGTATGCGGTCCGGGCTGGAACATCACCGCGGCTAAGAAGGGGACGACTAACCAGTACACAACGATGTCCGGTACCTCGATGGCGACGCCGTTTGTCGCGGGAATCGCCGCACTCATGCTTGACGCCAATCCTGCGCTCACTCCGGCCCAAGTCAAGAGCTACTTGCAGTCCACTGCTCAGGACTGGGGGCCGACAGGGAAGGACGTGGACTACGGCTCAGGCCGCAGTCAGGCATACGAGGCGGTTAAGGCTGCTGGTGGCTATGCCGGTACCGGGCCGGTAGTTCCGGAGCACGTGTACCGGGCAGATAACCTTACGGCCAAGGGTAAGACTGATATCTGGCAGGTAAACGTCAACTCGACCACATACCCGATTGCGGTGACAATGGTGATGCCGTCGTGGACTACAAGTCAGGACTTTGACCTGTATCTGTATAACCCGAGTGGCACTCAGGTAGCCAAGTCTGCTGGCACCACCCGGCAGGAATACATCGGGTACACGCCGACCGTGACCGGCAACTATAAGCTCTACGTCAAGTCCTACAAAGGTTCGGGTTCCTACTTCTTCGACCTGAGCTGCGCCAATGCCGGCTCGGTTACCTTGGTCCAGAACCAGTTTTCGATGCCTGAAGAGAACGCGGGTGCTCAGGCCGCTGGCAGCGCCGACATTGCAGTGGTGAAGGCGCAGCCCATCGGTCAAGGCCGGGCCGCGTTTGTCCTGGACCTGGTCCGGGACGGACAGGTCAACGTCACGCTGTACGACGGTGCGGGTCGGGCTGTACGTTCGACCAGCTTTACCGCAACCAAAGGCGAGAACCGGGTCGAGCTTTCCGAGCTTGCGGCTGGAGTGTACTTCTACACGGTTGAGTCACAAGGTCTGCACGAGACAGGTAAGGTTG
- a CDS encoding DUF5668 domain-containing protein — MPERKNRKDEKVVRGIIWGLIVVAIGLWIWLANLGVLTSGIVFRRDWPVIIIIVGLLSIAEAVSWIIRRRRP; from the coding sequence ATGCCAGAACGCAAAAACAGAAAGGATGAGAAAGTGGTAAGGGGGATCATCTGGGGTCTGATTGTCGTTGCAATTGGGCTGTGGATCTGGCTTGCCAACCTGGGTGTGTTGACATCAGGTATCGTATTCCGTCGGGACTGGCCGGTGATAATCATCATTGTCGGTCTGTTGAGCATCGCTGAGGCGGTTTCCTGGATCATCAGGCGGAGGCGACCGTGA